One Theropithecus gelada isolate Dixy chromosome 3, Tgel_1.0, whole genome shotgun sequence genomic window carries:
- the LOC112620289 gene encoding LOW QUALITY PROTEIN: ZO-2 associated speckle protein (The sequence of the model RefSeq protein was modified relative to this genomic sequence to represent the inferred CDS: inserted 3 bases in 2 codons) encodes MPASHAPGASAXPPCHLPSVIADSFLASHLSRSPERMVMLGSAPDPLPQAGSHGGPPGEANPAPSPRSHCASPTTSWKRRGPREGASPTSLLSSTPCWTGLRGEGGGXGPTPPGTPGAEDAPGLHALRQALGEGGLGLGPLGLRAWLPLGPRVWVEGPRVSQVSRQLQ; translated from the exons ATGCCAGCCTCTCATGCTCCCGGAGCCTCCG TCCCCCCGTGTCATCTCCCTTCTGTTATCGCTGACAGCTTTCTTGCGTCTCATTTGTCACGGAGCCCTGAGCGCATGGTGATGCTCGGGTCTGCCCCCGACCCCCTGCCACAGGCCGGAAGCCACGGGGGGCCCCCTGGGGAAGCTAACCCGGCCCCTTCCCCCAGGAGTCACTGTGCCAGCCCCACCACATCCTGGAAGAGGAGGGGGCCCCGGGAAGGGGCCTCCCCTACATCGCTGCTGTCGTCCACGCCCTGCTGGACCGGCCTTAGGGGTGAAGGTGGGGG AGGGCCCACCCCGCCCGGGACCCCGGGAGCAGAAGACGCGCCTGGGCTCCACGCTCTGAGACAAGCACTCGGTGAGGgcggcctgggcctgggcccccTTGGCCTGCGGGCCTGGCTGCCTCTGGGACCGAGGGTCTGGGTGGAAGGACCACGGGTGTCGCAGGTGTCGCGTCAGCTGCAATAA
- the SAP25 gene encoding histone deacetylase complex subunit SAP25 isoform X1, with product MTGDLHAFTTPSAEVSPLYLPEFGSLGLPCTRHPWAPGEGAWGRCNCSLSPCPSSPRPPSRSPSWTRREQLPLPHRLPGPATEQPPGAPAPRSPQVAWEVDPSRMTPLAPWDPKYEAKAGPQPVWGANCSSGASFSGRTLCHPSFWPLYEAASGRGLRPVAPATGHWNGQQAHPDAGFPVMCCEDVFLSDPLLPQGQRIPLYLSKAPQQVMGSLKLLPPPPIMSAWVLPRLSPCRGPSTAWLSGPELIALTGLLQMSQGEPRPSSSVAATPPAGPPDPTSDPPSPCGSPSSSQGADLSLPQTPDTHCP from the exons ATGACTGGGGACCTCCATGCCTTCACCACGCCCTCTGCGGAGGTTTCTCCATTGTACTTGCCGGAGTTTGGGTCCCTCGGCCTCCCTTGCACCAGGCACCCTTGGGCTCCAGGGGAAGGTGCGTGGGGGCGGTGTAATTGCAGCCTCAGTCCCTGCCCCTCCAGCCCACGGCCCCCATCCCGTAGCCCTTCCTGGACCCGGAGAGAGCAGCTGCCGCTGCCCCACCGCCTGCCAGGCCCAGCCACTGAGCAGCCCCCCGGAGCCCCAG CTCCCCGTTCCCCCCAGGTGGCCTGGGAGGTGGACCCCTCAAGGATGACTCCACTAGCGCCCTGGGACCCCAAGTACGAAGCGAAAGCGGGCCCTCAGCCGGTGTGG GGGGCCAACTGTAGCTCAGGAGCCTCGTTCTCAGGCCGGACGCTGTGTCACCCCTCGTTCTGGCCGCTGTATGAGGCAGCCTCGGGCAGGGGTCTCAGGCCCGTGGCCCCTGCCACAGGGCATTGGAATGGACAGCAGGCGCACCCAGATGCAG GGTTCCCGGTGATGTGCTGTGAAGATGTCTTCCTCTCGGATCCTCTGCTGCCCCAGGGGCAGCGTATCCCCCTGTACCTGTCCAAGGCCCCCCAGCAG GTGATGGGCTCCCTGAAACTGCTGCCGCCGCCCCCCATTATGTCTGCCTGGGTCCTCCCCCGCCTGTCACCCTGCCGGGGCCCCTCCACCGCCTGGCTCAGTGGGCCGGAGCTGATCGCTCTCACTGGCCTTCTGCAGATGAGCCAGGGGGaacccaggcccagctcctccgtGGCTGCCACGCCCCCTGCTGGCCCCCCAGACCCTACCTCTGACCCACCAAGCCCCTGTGGTAGCCCCAGCAGTTCTCAGGGTGCTGACCTCTCTCTCCCACAGACCCCAGACACCCATTGTCCATAG
- the SAP25 gene encoding histone deacetylase complex subunit SAP25 isoform X3 has protein sequence MLPWSPPRWGAGPEEAPEGLGLVAGKDQGEPWSSGPDAPRDLGTSPWDSPSWTRREQLPLPHRLPGPATEQPPGAPAPRSPQVAWEVDPSRMTPLAPWDPKYEAKAGPQPVWGANCSSGASFSGRTLCHPSFWPLYEAASGRGLRPVAPATGHWNGQQAHPDAGFPVMCCEDVFLSDPLLPQGQRIPLYLSKAPQQVMGSLKLLPPPPIMSAWVLPRLSPCRGPSTAWLSGPELIALTGLLQMSQGEPRPSSSVAATPPAGPPDPTSDPPSPCGSPSSSQGADLSLPQTPDTHCP, from the exons ATGTTGCCCTGGTCGCCGCCACGGTGGGGCGCGGGCCCGGAGGAGGCGCCCGAGGGACTAGGCCTTGTGGCGGGCAAGGACCAGGGCGAGCCCTGGAGCTCCGGACCGGACGCCCCCAGGGATCTGGGGACATCCCCATGGGACAG CCCTTCCTGGACCCGGAGAGAGCAGCTGCCGCTGCCCCACCGCCTGCCAGGCCCAGCCACTGAGCAGCCCCCCGGAGCCCCAG CTCCCCGTTCCCCCCAGGTGGCCTGGGAGGTGGACCCCTCAAGGATGACTCCACTAGCGCCCTGGGACCCCAAGTACGAAGCGAAAGCGGGCCCTCAGCCGGTGTGG GGGGCCAACTGTAGCTCAGGAGCCTCGTTCTCAGGCCGGACGCTGTGTCACCCCTCGTTCTGGCCGCTGTATGAGGCAGCCTCGGGCAGGGGTCTCAGGCCCGTGGCCCCTGCCACAGGGCATTGGAATGGACAGCAGGCGCACCCAGATGCAG GGTTCCCGGTGATGTGCTGTGAAGATGTCTTCCTCTCGGATCCTCTGCTGCCCCAGGGGCAGCGTATCCCCCTGTACCTGTCCAAGGCCCCCCAGCAG GTGATGGGCTCCCTGAAACTGCTGCCGCCGCCCCCCATTATGTCTGCCTGGGTCCTCCCCCGCCTGTCACCCTGCCGGGGCCCCTCCACCGCCTGGCTCAGTGGGCCGGAGCTGATCGCTCTCACTGGCCTTCTGCAGATGAGCCAGGGGGaacccaggcccagctcctccgtGGCTGCCACGCCCCCTGCTGGCCCCCCAGACCCTACCTCTGACCCACCAAGCCCCTGTGGTAGCCCCAGCAGTTCTCAGGGTGCTGACCTCTCTCTCCCACAGACCCCAGACACCCATTGTCCATAG
- the SAP25 gene encoding histone deacetylase complex subunit SAP25 isoform X2 gives MLPWSPPRWGAGPEEAPEGLGLVAGKDQGEPWSSGPDAPRDLGTSPWDSPRPPSRSPSWTRREQLPLPHRLPGPATEQPPGAPAPRSPQVAWEVDPSRMTPLAPWDPKYEAKAGPQPVWGANCSSGASFSGRTLCHPSFWPLYEAASGRGLRPVAPATGHWNGQQAHPDAGFPVMCCEDVFLSDPLLPQGQRIPLYLSKAPQQVMGSLKLLPPPPIMSAWVLPRLSPCRGPSTAWLSGPELIALTGLLQMSQGEPRPSSSVAATPPAGPPDPTSDPPSPCGSPSSSQGADLSLPQTPDTHCP, from the exons ATGTTGCCCTGGTCGCCGCCACGGTGGGGCGCGGGCCCGGAGGAGGCGCCCGAGGGACTAGGCCTTGTGGCGGGCAAGGACCAGGGCGAGCCCTGGAGCTCCGGACCGGACGCCCCCAGGGATCTGGGGACATCCCCATGGGACAG CCCACGGCCCCCATCCCGTAGCCCTTCCTGGACCCGGAGAGAGCAGCTGCCGCTGCCCCACCGCCTGCCAGGCCCAGCCACTGAGCAGCCCCCCGGAGCCCCAG CTCCCCGTTCCCCCCAGGTGGCCTGGGAGGTGGACCCCTCAAGGATGACTCCACTAGCGCCCTGGGACCCCAAGTACGAAGCGAAAGCGGGCCCTCAGCCGGTGTGG GGGGCCAACTGTAGCTCAGGAGCCTCGTTCTCAGGCCGGACGCTGTGTCACCCCTCGTTCTGGCCGCTGTATGAGGCAGCCTCGGGCAGGGGTCTCAGGCCCGTGGCCCCTGCCACAGGGCATTGGAATGGACAGCAGGCGCACCCAGATGCAG GGTTCCCGGTGATGTGCTGTGAAGATGTCTTCCTCTCGGATCCTCTGCTGCCCCAGGGGCAGCGTATCCCCCTGTACCTGTCCAAGGCCCCCCAGCAG GTGATGGGCTCCCTGAAACTGCTGCCGCCGCCCCCCATTATGTCTGCCTGGGTCCTCCCCCGCCTGTCACCCTGCCGGGGCCCCTCCACCGCCTGGCTCAGTGGGCCGGAGCTGATCGCTCTCACTGGCCTTCTGCAGATGAGCCAGGGGGaacccaggcccagctcctccgtGGCTGCCACGCCCCCTGCTGGCCCCCCAGACCCTACCTCTGACCCACCAAGCCCCTGTGGTAGCCCCAGCAGTTCTCAGGGTGCTGACCTCTCTCTCCCACAGACCCCAGACACCCATTGTCCATAG